In Peromyscus maniculatus bairdii isolate BWxNUB_F1_BW_parent chromosome 9, HU_Pman_BW_mat_3.1, whole genome shotgun sequence, one genomic interval encodes:
- the LOC143267235 gene encoding disks large homolog 5-like, giving the protein MSDLQNFKNENMEASQNLNELTKEKVFLCDLQSRLLMEQAQLKKKLDMLRQEKENLLEDWVLLKYHLGDLQVLSKDQEETSDLQDQQQQEQQRMEERLQSLLKRRELVTQQKHWAIKLQHYLTVSQMSILYKN; this is encoded by the exons ATGTCTGACCTGCAGAATTTCAAGAATGAGAATATGGAGGCCTCACAGAATCTCAATGAGCTGACCAAGGAGAAAGTCTTCCTTTG TGATCTGCAGAGCCGGCTCCTGATGGAGCAGGCTCAGTTGAAAAAGAAGTTAGACATGCTGAGGCAAGAAAAGGAGAACTTACTGGAAGACTGGGTCCTGCTGAAGTACCACTTGGGTGATTTGCAAGTGCTCAGTAAGGATCAAGAGGAGACCAGTGACCTCCAGGACCAGCAACAGCAG GAGCAgcaaagaatggaagagagactccAGAGCTTGCTGAAGCGGAGGGAGCTGGTCACACAGCAAAAACACTGGGCAATAAAGCTGCAGCATTATTTGACTGTCTCCCAGATGAG CATCCTTTACAAGAACTGA